In Porphyromonas cangingivalis, a genomic segment contains:
- a CDS encoding DUF5686 family protein has product MRVVSGMVPWRYVVWLVVGLCTLSVMSMDIHAQVSHIVKVTDALNHKPIHGVSAVSYLPTKQQHTTLLSGAFRLKISQEVISSGKAISINLVHSDYHPITHTYIPRDLAGDTVRIEMMPIGQLANEVLVERARSVYQAQGNPALLLLDTLIQARASKRDEYTYRVYDKLNLAIANFDLNNKLLNRLFPFFRNYVTTSKLNGKWVLPLSLRETVYDIGHNPDDDRVREIIRYRNRTGVDQNIDDGTMTQSLEEIFPRIDIFKDDIKLLDNRFVSPLSSTAPRFYKYYLTDTIITRGRVTQVIQYYPYNPRTFCFRGQLYLTMSDGELQVLRCEMEVPKTINLNFVGALKITQDFKESDNGRWVVDKEEMNINLTLFKKALALYAEHTRKYDKYNFETPDTLLTRSPIPIRNLSDAPEAARYGVELTSQPLLASDDGAKGFLEEVRRVPFYKIALDAAEMISRGYIRTSYSPYKYYGGSKFDIGPIPTFYSKNDIEGVRLRFGGRSTGYLSPRLFISGYGAYGFGDKQWKYNGEVTYSFKDKRYFLDEFPRHDLSLMHEYDLHTPGQIYNDNDKDNILRNLGTSYLTSRSYRKTWRLRYRHNGLNGLSVELSARHTLDKPTGSLSYVYVQKDSTFLNLPHLQDMSFGIQLRYAPGERVYEGNLKAGSRRQQQRDLPIFTLRHDTSVKLLGGDFYFNKTEAGIEQRLWFSSYGNLDYKMVVGKIWNNVPFPHLYTPPTNSAIAYNEHSFQLLRPLEYIGDEYATLFASYHMRGWLISRIPLLNRLNLRGVLSLNALYGNTSKLNSVKTSKELFILPSSTSEMTHTTHVEIGFGFENILRILRVDVFRRLTPPGINAGPDYGIKGELRFNF; this is encoded by the coding sequence ATGAGAGTTGTATCGGGCATGGTACCGTGGAGATATGTGGTGTGGCTGGTCGTAGGTCTTTGTACCCTATCGGTCATGTCGATGGATATTCATGCCCAAGTCTCCCACATTGTCAAGGTCACCGATGCACTCAACCACAAGCCTATCCATGGGGTGTCCGCTGTCTCATACCTCCCCACGAAGCAACAGCACACAACACTGCTATCGGGAGCATTCAGGCTCAAGATCTCGCAGGAGGTCATCTCTTCAGGAAAGGCAATAAGCATCAACTTGGTGCACTCGGACTACCACCCCATCACACACACTTATATCCCACGAGATCTTGCAGGTGACACCGTACGCATAGAGATGATGCCGATCGGACAGTTGGCCAATGAGGTCTTGGTCGAGCGTGCACGGTCGGTGTACCAAGCTCAGGGCAATCCCGCGCTACTCCTCCTCGACACCCTTATTCAGGCGAGAGCATCGAAGAGAGATGAGTACACTTATCGCGTGTATGACAAGCTGAACCTGGCTATCGCCAACTTTGATCTGAATAATAAGTTACTCAACCGACTTTTTCCATTCTTTCGCAACTACGTCACGACTTCCAAGCTCAATGGCAAGTGGGTGCTTCCACTCTCACTCAGAGAGACGGTGTACGACATCGGACACAATCCCGACGATGATCGAGTGCGGGAGATCATACGCTACCGTAACCGTACCGGCGTCGATCAGAACATCGACGATGGTACGATGACACAAAGTTTGGAGGAGATCTTCCCTCGCATAGACATATTCAAGGATGACATCAAGCTCCTCGATAATCGTTTTGTCTCTCCACTATCAAGTACGGCACCGAGGTTCTACAAATACTATCTCACGGACACGATCATCACCCGGGGACGGGTCACACAGGTCATACAGTACTACCCATACAACCCCAGGACTTTCTGCTTCAGGGGGCAGCTCTACTTGACGATGTCGGATGGTGAGCTACAGGTATTGAGATGTGAGATGGAAGTCCCGAAGACGATCAATCTCAATTTCGTCGGAGCACTCAAGATCACTCAGGATTTCAAAGAGAGCGACAACGGCCGCTGGGTGGTAGACAAGGAGGAGATGAACATCAACCTCACACTCTTTAAGAAGGCTCTCGCCCTCTATGCCGAGCACACGAGGAAATACGATAAGTATAACTTTGAGACTCCGGACACTCTGCTCACACGCAGCCCTATCCCGATACGCAACTTGTCCGATGCTCCCGAGGCTGCTCGTTATGGTGTAGAACTCACGTCCCAACCGCTCCTGGCATCGGATGATGGAGCAAAGGGTTTTCTCGAGGAAGTACGACGTGTCCCTTTCTACAAAATAGCATTGGACGCTGCTGAGATGATCTCACGAGGTTACATCCGCACATCTTACTCACCGTACAAGTACTATGGAGGGAGTAAGTTTGACATCGGCCCGATACCGACCTTCTATAGCAAAAACGACATCGAGGGGGTCCGTCTGCGCTTCGGGGGACGGAGCACGGGCTACCTGTCCCCACGACTCTTCATCTCCGGCTATGGAGCTTACGGCTTCGGCGATAAGCAGTGGAAGTACAATGGAGAAGTGACTTATAGCTTCAAAGACAAACGCTACTTCCTTGACGAGTTCCCAAGGCATGATCTATCACTCATGCACGAGTACGACCTCCATACCCCCGGGCAGATCTACAATGACAATGATAAGGACAACATCTTACGCAACCTCGGGACTTCGTACCTCACGAGCCGTTCGTATCGCAAGACATGGCGACTCAGATACCGACACAACGGACTGAATGGGCTATCCGTCGAGCTCTCAGCGAGACACACGCTCGACAAACCTACAGGGTCGCTCTCCTATGTCTACGTTCAGAAGGATTCGACCTTCCTCAATCTCCCTCACCTTCAAGACATGTCTTTCGGCATTCAGCTACGCTATGCTCCGGGCGAGCGTGTCTACGAAGGTAACCTCAAGGCAGGCTCAAGACGACAACAGCAAAGAGATCTCCCCATCTTCACCCTACGACATGACACCTCGGTGAAGCTCCTCGGCGGAGACTTCTACTTCAACAAGACCGAAGCCGGGATCGAACAAAGGTTATGGTTCTCATCGTATGGCAACTTGGACTACAAGATGGTGGTGGGTAAAATCTGGAACAATGTCCCCTTCCCTCACCTCTATACCCCGCCTACCAACTCGGCAATAGCCTACAATGAACACTCATTTCAGCTCCTCCGACCACTCGAATACATAGGAGACGAATATGCGACACTCTTTGCATCTTACCACATGAGAGGATGGCTCATCAGTCGCATCCCACTCCTCAACCGTCTCAACCTTCGAGGAGTACTCTCTCTCAATGCCCTCTATGGCAACACCTCCAAACTCAATAGTGTCAAGACAAGCAAAGAACTCTTCATCCTCCCCTCATCGACCTCGGAGATGACTCACACCACACACGTGGAGATAGGGTTCGGATTCGAAAACATCCTGCGAATCTTGCGTGTCGATGTCTTCAGACGCCTCACCCCTCCCGGGATCAATGCCGGTCCTGATTATGGCATCAAAGGGGAACTCCGCTTCAACTTCTGA
- a CDS encoding TetR/AcrR family transcriptional regulator: MKQDLSNNKTRWRILQAAREEFIAKGFRDASLRVIAREVGVTVSNIYNHFDNKDALFRAVLTPLLEASETILKEHCSEENMELYMNTPSRYRDVTVDEFVKLTKHYRTEIKLLFLRSGGSSLEHYKDSLLERQVAFGLTYLRAFKEKYPQVYSEVSPFFLKLSSTWWVNILTEIVSNDALTEAELEQGLREYVTFATAGWKELMQI; encoded by the coding sequence ATGAAACAGGATTTGAGCAACAACAAGACCAGATGGAGGATACTCCAGGCTGCCCGTGAGGAATTCATCGCGAAGGGCTTCAGGGATGCCTCTCTCCGAGTGATCGCCAGAGAGGTAGGGGTGACGGTGAGTAATATCTACAACCATTTTGACAACAAGGATGCCTTGTTCAGGGCTGTCCTCACACCACTGCTGGAGGCGAGCGAGACGATACTGAAGGAGCATTGTAGCGAAGAGAACATGGAGCTGTACATGAATACCCCCTCTCGCTACCGAGACGTGACAGTGGATGAGTTTGTCAAGCTGACGAAGCACTACCGCACGGAGATCAAACTCCTCTTCCTACGTTCCGGCGGATCCTCTCTGGAGCATTACAAGGATAGTCTCTTGGAGCGGCAGGTGGCATTCGGATTGACTTACCTGCGAGCGTTTAAGGAGAAGTATCCACAGGTTTATAGTGAGGTCTCTCCCTTCTTCCTCAAACTGTCCTCTACATGGTGGGTCAATATCCTCACCGAGATCGTATCTAACGATGCTCTCACCGAGGCCGAACTCGAACAAGGTCTGAGGGAATACGTCACCTTTGCGACGGCAGGGTGGAAAGAATTGATGCAGATATAA
- a CDS encoding efflux RND transporter permease subunit — protein MKIERINRWFRRQGEWIIGKRWFVLGVFVLLVLFGLNGMRFLNIKTSWEDYFLEDDPMIVQTEEFKSIFGNDNFAAVLVESEDIFTRPNLELIRRLSNEMLDSMSYAEKITSLTDIEFMIGEEEGMVIEQIVPEEIPSDPEGLEEIKRKAYLKPNIANRLVSADGRLTWILLKLRPFPADTVGDKKGAGSPAEALTGQELHHIITKPEYAPLNPKGTGMPYLAERKMDWINKEMPRVLGFAILLAIVVLALATRTVRGVVVPVITAISSIIMAYGIAGYLRLEIDSGMIMIPILLAFAVAIAYNIHIHSYFRRQMRRHGKRKLAAIETIEETGWPILFSALTTFAALLSFLAIPVVPLHFVGITTSASVLFSFLIAIMVMPTTLSMGKDRTPNPSAVEKRSCMDSLLERFGVWVLGHEKSIWLISGLLTAVMIYGFTRMETAFDVERTMGRKVEYVRDLLHVAESELGSLYSYDLMIHFPNEGDAKTPRSLHALDVVTKEVESYPLTKRTTSLLNILKDLNQTLHDGDEAYYTIPDDAEEIAQQLLLYENAGGSEAENWIDYEYKRLRLKVEIRKYNSGEAERELARITDFARKAFPTAKITPVGSLPQFTTMMQYVVHGQLSSFVISLIIIGVLMMMVFGSIRVGLIGLIPNIMPALVVGGLMGLLDYPLDMMTATIMPMILGLAVDDTIHFFNHGHLEFDRQRNYRGAVLKSFRIVGTPIVLTSVIVSSNFAAYTISEGASFVHMGILSVAGMFTAILADLCITPLLFRRFNIFGKEA, from the coding sequence ATGAAGATCGAACGTATCAACAGATGGTTTCGCCGACAAGGCGAGTGGATCATCGGGAAGCGGTGGTTCGTCCTCGGAGTCTTTGTCCTCCTCGTCCTCTTCGGGCTGAACGGTATGCGCTTCCTCAACATCAAGACATCATGGGAGGACTACTTCCTCGAGGATGACCCCATGATCGTACAGACCGAAGAGTTCAAGAGCATCTTCGGCAATGACAACTTTGCCGCCGTGCTGGTCGAGAGTGAGGATATCTTCACCCGCCCCAACCTCGAACTCATCCGTCGTCTCTCCAACGAGATGCTCGACAGCATGTCCTATGCCGAAAAGATCACTTCGCTGACAGACATCGAGTTCATGATCGGTGAAGAGGAGGGCATGGTCATCGAGCAGATCGTGCCTGAAGAGATCCCTTCCGATCCTGAGGGGCTGGAGGAGATCAAGCGAAAGGCTTACCTCAAGCCCAATATCGCCAACAGGCTCGTATCAGCCGACGGCAGACTGACCTGGATACTGCTCAAGTTGCGCCCCTTCCCCGCCGATACGGTCGGGGACAAGAAGGGGGCAGGTTCTCCTGCCGAAGCCCTCACGGGTCAGGAGCTCCATCACATCATCACCAAGCCCGAATACGCTCCTCTCAACCCCAAGGGAACCGGTATGCCCTATCTTGCCGAACGCAAGATGGACTGGATCAATAAGGAGATGCCTCGAGTCTTGGGCTTTGCGATCCTCCTCGCGATCGTCGTGCTGGCACTGGCGACAAGGACTGTCCGAGGTGTCGTGGTACCTGTCATCACAGCCATCTCATCCATCATCATGGCTTATGGTATAGCAGGCTATCTCCGCTTGGAGATCGACAGTGGTATGATCATGATACCGATACTCCTGGCTTTTGCCGTTGCCATCGCCTACAACATCCACATCCACTCCTACTTCCGACGGCAGATGCGCCGGCATGGCAAGCGCAAACTCGCTGCGATAGAGACGATCGAAGAGACAGGCTGGCCCATCCTCTTCAGTGCCTTGACTACCTTTGCCGCCCTGTTGTCCTTCTTGGCAATCCCTGTCGTCCCCCTTCATTTCGTAGGGATCACGACCTCGGCCAGTGTCCTCTTCTCTTTCTTGATTGCCATCATGGTCATGCCCACCACACTGAGTATGGGCAAGGATCGCACACCGAACCCCTCCGCCGTTGAGAAGCGTTCGTGTATGGACAGTCTCCTCGAGAGATTCGGTGTCTGGGTACTTGGGCACGAGAAGTCCATCTGGCTCATCTCCGGACTGCTTACGGCAGTGATGATCTATGGGTTCACGAGGATGGAGACTGCTTTCGATGTCGAGCGTACTATGGGTCGAAAGGTAGAGTATGTGCGTGATCTCCTCCATGTGGCGGAGAGCGAACTCGGATCGCTCTACTCCTATGACCTCATGATCCATTTCCCCAACGAAGGTGATGCCAAGACTCCTCGGAGCCTACATGCCCTCGATGTCGTCACGAAGGAGGTCGAAAGCTATCCTCTCACCAAGCGTACAACTTCACTCCTCAACATCCTCAAGGATCTCAATCAGACCTTGCACGATGGTGACGAAGCCTACTATACCATCCCCGACGATGCCGAGGAGATCGCTCAGCAGCTACTGCTGTACGAAAATGCAGGGGGCAGCGAGGCCGAAAACTGGATCGACTACGAGTACAAACGCCTCCGTCTGAAGGTCGAGATACGCAAATACAACTCGGGTGAAGCCGAGCGTGAGCTCGCCCGGATCACGGACTTTGCACGGAAGGCATTCCCGACAGCAAAGATCACACCCGTAGGGAGTCTGCCACAGTTCACCACGATGATGCAATATGTCGTGCACGGACAGTTGTCCTCCTTCGTCATCTCGCTGATCATCATCGGTGTATTGATGATGATGGTCTTCGGCAGCATCCGTGTGGGGCTGATAGGCTTGATCCCGAATATCATGCCTGCCCTCGTGGTGGGTGGTCTGATGGGACTGCTCGACTATCCTCTGGACATGATGACCGCGACGATCATGCCGATGATCCTGGGTCTTGCAGTGGACGACACGATCCACTTCTTCAACCACGGTCATTTGGAGTTTGACCGCCAGCGCAACTACCGAGGGGCGGTACTCAAGTCGTTCAGGATCGTGGGGACACCCATCGTGCTGACGAGTGTCATCGTCTCGTCCAACTTTGCGGCCTATACGATTTCCGAAGGGGCTTCATTCGTCCATATGGGCATCCTCTCTGTGGCCGGGATGTTCACTGCAATTTTGGCGGACTTGTGTATCACTCCTCTACTCTTCCGTCGCTTCAACATCTTCGGCAAGGAGGCTTGA
- a CDS encoding outer membrane lipoprotein-sorting protein codes for MATNILLISLLSIFGVQAQSGRDIMQMAKDRPNGDTRQSELTMTLINKRGSTRERKLMSYSIDVGKGKKDRKTLMFFLYPGDVKGTGFLTWDYDEMGKDDDKWLYLPAMKKTRRISGSSAKKDYFMGSDFTYDDMGSRNVDEDTHNLLGEETLDGQKCWKVESVSKDKRDVYSRKLVWIRQDCHIPVKVEYYDKMDKLHRRLILSRIEKVDGFWTAKKMEMSNEQTGHKTVLEFGRLSFNIPLEESKFSVSTLEKGSM; via the coding sequence ATGGCAACAAACATACTGCTGATTTCTCTCCTCTCTATCTTCGGAGTCCAAGCACAGAGCGGTCGAGACATCATGCAGATGGCGAAGGATCGTCCCAACGGTGATACCCGTCAGTCAGAGTTGACGATGACCTTGATCAATAAGCGCGGCAGTACACGTGAGCGCAAACTCATGTCTTACTCCATCGATGTGGGCAAGGGGAAGAAAGACCGCAAGACCCTGATGTTTTTCCTCTATCCCGGGGATGTCAAGGGGACCGGTTTCCTCACATGGGACTACGACGAGATGGGCAAAGATGATGATAAGTGGCTCTATCTTCCTGCGATGAAGAAGACAAGACGTATCAGTGGTTCGTCCGCAAAGAAGGATTACTTCATGGGTAGTGATTTCACTTACGACGACATGGGCAGTCGCAATGTGGACGAAGACACACACAACCTTTTGGGCGAGGAGACGCTCGACGGACAAAAGTGTTGGAAGGTGGAGTCGGTCTCCAAGGACAAGCGTGATGTGTACTCTCGTAAGTTGGTCTGGATCCGTCAGGACTGCCACATACCCGTAAAGGTCGAGTATTATGACAAGATGGATAAGCTCCACCGCCGGCTCATCCTCTCACGGATCGAGAAGGTCGATGGATTTTGGACAGCCAAGAAGATGGAAATGTCCAACGAGCAGACCGGTCACAAGACAGTGCTGGAGTTTGGCAGACTCAGCTTCAACATCCCTCTCGAGGAGTCAAAGTTCAGTGTCTCCACTCTTGAAAAAGGCAGTATGTGA
- a CDS encoding DUF1302 family protein, translating to MKMLGITKGWNLFVSVVLTFAVSLVAWGQQDDKQRFEVKGFVDTYQALRSSSPFDFMSSRSTVRTEVKKTFGSSQVNVSLNIVHNALLKEETSIRLREAYFEHREHHWGLKAGRQLIIWGVADGIRITDHLSPMDLTEFLAQDYDDIRMPMNALRFLLFNEKVQFEAVLVPTFEGYKLPTDSRNPWYPFAALDAHPGLKVSWDTDAGRPDFNIRNIEYGGRLSFTLPGVDFSLSALHTWNKMPIFEQQWVSPQALTIVPRHYRMGLIGADIALPVRQVVIRGEAALSIDKHFTYSAPKPSEGFETLNWLMGIDWYAPNDWMISGQVSSESIFGYKSHISQDQTTALLTLSISKSLLGNTLKLSDFAYIDMVGQGWFSRFTADYALSDQIHIMGGYDWLGSRKGGLFDAYKKNSEFWLRVRYSF from the coding sequence ATGAAGATGCTCGGGATCACCAAGGGATGGAACTTGTTCGTCTCGGTCGTACTGACCTTTGCCGTGTCCCTTGTGGCATGGGGACAACAAGATGATAAGCAGAGATTTGAGGTCAAGGGCTTTGTCGATACTTATCAGGCCTTGAGGAGCAGTTCGCCCTTTGACTTCATGAGCTCACGATCGACGGTGAGGACGGAGGTAAAGAAAACTTTCGGGTCTTCTCAGGTCAATGTCTCGCTCAACATCGTACACAATGCCCTCCTCAAGGAAGAGACCTCGATCCGTCTGCGGGAGGCTTACTTCGAGCATAGGGAACACCACTGGGGACTCAAAGCCGGGCGACAACTCATCATCTGGGGCGTGGCCGACGGCATCCGTATCACCGACCACTTGTCTCCGATGGACTTGACCGAGTTTTTGGCTCAAGACTACGACGACATCCGTATGCCGATGAATGCGTTGCGCTTCTTGCTCTTCAACGAGAAAGTGCAGTTTGAAGCGGTGCTCGTACCCACCTTCGAGGGCTATAAGTTGCCCACAGACAGTCGCAACCCCTGGTATCCCTTTGCTGCTCTTGATGCCCATCCGGGGCTGAAGGTATCGTGGGATACCGATGCCGGCAGGCCGGACTTCAACATCCGCAACATTGAGTACGGCGGGCGGCTGAGTTTTACCCTCCCGGGCGTGGACTTCTCTCTCTCTGCACTGCATACTTGGAACAAGATGCCCATCTTCGAACAACAATGGGTATCGCCACAAGCCCTCACCATCGTGCCACGACACTACCGTATGGGATTGATAGGTGCAGACATTGCGCTTCCTGTAAGACAGGTCGTGATCCGAGGAGAGGCAGCGCTGAGCATTGACAAGCATTTCACATACAGTGCGCCGAAACCTTCGGAGGGCTTCGAGACGCTCAACTGGCTCATGGGTATCGACTGGTATGCCCCCAACGACTGGATGATCTCGGGGCAGGTCTCCTCCGAAAGTATCTTCGGCTACAAGTCGCACATCAGCCAAGATCAAACGACTGCCCTCCTCACCCTCAGCATCTCAAAAAGCCTGCTGGGCAATACTCTCAAACTATCCGACTTCGCTTACATCGATATGGTGGGGCAGGGGTGGTTCAGTCGCTTCACCGCAGACTATGCTCTGAGCGATCAGATCCATATCATGGGTGGCTACGACTGGCTCGGCAGCAGGAAAGGGGGGCTGTTCGATGCTTACAAGAAAAATTCTGAATTTTGGCTGAGAGTTAGGTACAGCTTCTGA
- the rnr gene encoding ribonuclease R, which translates to MSSKYIPRSKAPGRKARKSRSAAGNDFVDKMPSITRLRGKIMEYFREHPNTPVNYKQIAAAIGVHGDVAYEVVSELVASLSDEKIIQRSGRGKYFYKAPSKSLEGIFRRTGGRGHNSFVPDDGGAPIRIAERNSRNAMDGDRVVIQLHAKRRGTAPEGEVVQVIERVEANFVGRLEVNNGVAFLLTESNKLANDIFIPDRFVRGAKDGDKVIVRVVEWKEGAKNPVGEVIDVIGRAGENDTEMHAILAEFGLPYVYPKEVEEAADRIDEQSAYDPKYNREDFREVPTLTIDPKEAKDFDDALSYRVLEDGNLEVGVHIADVTAYVHDNDIIDKEAQKRATSVYLVDRTVPMLPERLCNDLCSLRPNEDRPAFSVIFKLDKEAKILDYRIVRTVIHSDARLAYEEAQAVIEGGEGVFKEEILALNVLAQKLRAERFANNAIDFDRSELKFEIDEAGKPIAVKSVVSKEANKLIEEFMLLANRTVACHIGKAEAGKKAPVFVYRVHDLPDPEKLQNLSEFVMRFGYKLKYMGTPSATAKSINALLDAVQGKPEEKLVETITIRTMAKATYTVDNIGHYGLGFEYYTHFTSPIRRHPDMLVHRLLTHYLAGGKNVDKRAYEQMCEHDSAMENTAAQAERASIKYKQVEYMMDRIGQEYEGVISGVTDWGLYVEIIENGCEGLVSIRELDDDYYEFDVKNYCLRGFHKKKTYSLGEKVTIRVADADLERKQLDFTLV; encoded by the coding sequence ATGAGTAGTAAATATATACCAAGGAGCAAGGCTCCGGGGCGCAAGGCGAGAAAGTCAAGAAGTGCCGCAGGCAATGACTTTGTCGACAAGATGCCTTCTATCACGAGGTTGAGGGGAAAGATCATGGAGTACTTCCGTGAGCATCCCAACACCCCCGTCAATTACAAACAAATAGCTGCTGCCATCGGTGTACATGGCGATGTTGCTTATGAGGTGGTGTCTGAGCTTGTCGCAAGCCTGTCGGACGAGAAGATCATACAGCGTTCGGGGCGTGGCAAGTACTTCTACAAAGCACCGAGCAAAAGCCTCGAAGGTATATTTCGCCGTACGGGAGGTAGGGGGCACAACTCGTTCGTTCCAGATGATGGAGGAGCCCCCATACGTATTGCCGAACGCAACTCTCGCAACGCCATGGATGGCGACCGTGTGGTGATACAACTCCATGCCAAACGCAGAGGTACAGCTCCTGAAGGGGAGGTCGTACAGGTCATCGAACGTGTGGAGGCCAATTTTGTGGGCAGGCTCGAAGTCAACAATGGAGTGGCTTTTCTTCTGACGGAGAGCAACAAGCTCGCCAACGACATATTTATCCCCGATAGATTTGTGCGTGGAGCAAAGGATGGCGACAAGGTCATCGTCCGTGTGGTCGAATGGAAAGAGGGGGCAAAGAATCCCGTGGGTGAGGTCATCGATGTCATCGGCCGTGCCGGAGAAAATGACACAGAGATGCATGCGATCCTTGCGGAGTTCGGTCTGCCTTATGTGTATCCCAAGGAGGTCGAAGAGGCTGCCGACAGGATCGACGAACAGTCTGCATACGACCCGAAGTACAACCGAGAAGACTTCAGGGAAGTACCTACGCTCACGATAGACCCAAAGGAGGCGAAGGACTTCGACGACGCCCTATCTTACCGTGTCCTTGAAGACGGCAATCTGGAGGTCGGGGTGCACATCGCAGACGTGACGGCTTACGTCCACGACAACGACATCATCGACAAGGAGGCTCAGAAGCGTGCAACGAGCGTGTACCTCGTCGACCGCACCGTGCCGATGCTTCCCGAAAGGCTCTGCAACGACTTGTGCTCGCTCCGTCCGAATGAGGACAGGCCGGCCTTTTCGGTGATCTTCAAGCTTGACAAGGAAGCCAAGATCCTCGACTATCGCATCGTACGGACGGTCATCCACAGTGATGCAAGGCTTGCCTACGAAGAGGCACAGGCGGTCATAGAGGGTGGAGAGGGAGTATTCAAGGAAGAGATCCTTGCACTCAATGTCCTGGCTCAGAAGCTCAGGGCAGAGCGTTTTGCAAACAACGCGATCGACTTCGATCGCAGTGAGCTGAAGTTCGAGATCGATGAGGCTGGCAAACCTATTGCTGTCAAGAGTGTGGTGAGCAAAGAGGCCAACAAACTCATCGAAGAATTTATGCTCCTTGCCAACCGTACTGTCGCTTGTCACATAGGTAAGGCCGAGGCCGGCAAGAAAGCACCGGTATTTGTGTATCGTGTGCACGACTTGCCTGATCCCGAAAAGTTGCAGAACCTATCGGAGTTTGTGATGCGCTTCGGTTACAAGCTCAAGTACATGGGCACTCCGAGCGCGACAGCCAAGTCGATCAACGCCCTCTTGGATGCTGTCCAAGGCAAACCCGAGGAAAAGCTGGTAGAGACGATCACCATACGCACGATGGCGAAGGCAACATATACCGTGGACAATATCGGACACTATGGGCTGGGCTTCGAGTATTACACCCACTTCACCTCTCCCATCCGCCGTCACCCCGACATGCTGGTACACCGCTTGCTGACACACTACCTCGCAGGAGGGAAGAATGTGGACAAACGTGCCTACGAACAGATGTGCGAGCATGACTCTGCGATGGAAAATACCGCAGCGCAGGCTGAGCGTGCTTCGATCAAGTACAAGCAGGTGGAGTACATGATGGATCGCATAGGTCAGGAGTACGAGGGGGTCATCTCCGGTGTCACGGACTGGGGACTCTATGTGGAGATCATCGAGAATGGTTGTGAGGGACTTGTCTCCATACGTGAGCTTGATGATGACTACTACGAGTTTGACGTGAAGAACTACTGTCTACGTGGCTTCCACAAAAAGAAAACGTACAGTCTCGGAGAGAAGGTGACCATAAGGGTGGCGGATGCCGACCTTGAGCGCAAACAGCTTGACTTCACCCTCGTCTGA
- the ruvB gene encoding Holliday junction branch migration DNA helicase RuvB: MQNNNGLEEFDIRAMEPDRLKEQADPDRALRPYTFDTFKGQDSVVENLRVFVMAAKMRGESLDHVLLHGPPGLGKTTLSQIIANELGVGIKVTSGPVLDKPGDLAGVLTSLEPNDVLFIDEIHRMPPVVEEYLYSAMEDYRIDIMIDKGPGARSIQIDLNPFTLIGATTRSGLLTAPLRARFGINLHLEYYDIDTLKGIVLRSAGILGVECEQNAAQEIAERSRCTPRIANALLRRVRDYAQVKGSGRIHHDIACYALEALNIDRHGLDQIDHKILTVIMDKFSGGPVGLGTIATAIGEDPGTVEEVYEPFLIKEGFMKRTPRGREVTEQAYNHFGRTMHPKERSLFD; the protein is encoded by the coding sequence ATGCAAAACAACAACGGCTTGGAGGAGTTTGACATCAGAGCGATGGAGCCGGACAGACTCAAGGAACAAGCCGATCCCGACAGAGCCCTTCGCCCTTATACCTTCGACACATTCAAGGGACAGGACAGTGTGGTGGAGAACCTTCGTGTCTTCGTCATGGCGGCGAAGATGCGTGGTGAGTCTCTCGATCACGTGTTGCTACATGGTCCTCCCGGTCTGGGCAAGACAACACTCTCTCAGATCATTGCGAACGAACTGGGAGTGGGTATCAAGGTGACTTCGGGTCCTGTCCTTGACAAGCCCGGTGACCTTGCCGGGGTATTGACGTCGCTTGAGCCGAACGATGTCCTCTTCATCGATGAGATCCATCGTATGCCTCCGGTCGTCGAAGAGTACCTCTACTCAGCCATGGAGGACTACCGTATAGACATCATGATCGACAAGGGCCCCGGAGCGAGGAGCATACAGATAGATCTCAACCCCTTCACACTCATCGGAGCGACGACACGTAGCGGTCTCCTTACCGCCCCACTGAGAGCTCGTTTCGGCATCAACCTACACCTCGAATACTACGACATCGACACGCTCAAGGGGATCGTCTTGCGTAGTGCAGGAATCTTGGGTGTCGAGTGTGAGCAAAATGCGGCACAAGAGATTGCAGAGCGGAGTCGCTGTACACCTCGTATCGCCAATGCTCTCCTCCGACGTGTCCGTGACTATGCACAGGTCAAAGGCTCGGGGCGCATCCACCACGATATCGCTTGCTACGCCTTGGAGGCACTCAACATCGACCGCCACGGACTGGATCAGATCGACCACAAGATCTTGACGGTGATCATGGATAAGTTCAGTGGAGGTCCGGTCGGTCTCGGTACGATAGCCACAGCCATAGGCGAAGACCCCGGGACTGTCGAGGAGGTGTACGAGCCGTTTCTCATCAAAGAGGGCTTCATGAAGCGCACCCCCCGAGGCAGGGAGGTCACAGAGCAGGCGTACAACCACTTCGGACGTACGATGCACCCCAAGGAGCGTTCTCTTTTCGACTGA